The Geotrypetes seraphini chromosome 2, aGeoSer1.1, whole genome shotgun sequence genome contains the following window.
ATATCTCAATGCAAAATAAAAGTTAGAGAAAAATGTAAAAGAAGCCAGAAATATGCTTAGCTGTTGAGAAGTCTGGTTCCCCATAAGTATGAGCTGTGAAGGAATGAATTGGCTATGGGGAATGCATGTGCATAGAAATGCAGTTACATTGGAATAGCCATActgaatcagaccagtggtctgtaGCTCAGTATCCTTCTtctagcagtggccaatccaggtcaaagtgCCTGGCAGAATCTCAAACAGTACTCAAATGTTactgattccagggcaagcagtgacttttcCCATGTCTCTCTTAATAGTAGACTAAGGCCTTTCCTACAGGAACCTAACCACACCTTTTTCTAACCCCAGATATTctaaccactcttaccatatcctctggcaatgagttccagagcttaactgttcacagagttgaaaaaatacagtataaacTGAAGAGTCAAAATAAACTTATGTACTTACTGAGATGGTCAACATACTATGCTAATACAGTAGAAGTATAGCTGAAAGTAGTTGAAGGATTCTGATTCTCCTCTTTTGCATTTTACAGAAATGGCAGCCCAGAAAAGAAAGACAACACTAGTGGAAGATTCAGCAAAACGGAGGCGTCTGGACAAGGACAATAAATGGACTGCCGCGACAACCAAGAAAAAGAAGGTGCCTCCGGTGAAAAGTAGTGCAAATAAGTCAAAAGGAAATGTAGGTACAGCACAGAAGAAAAAAGAATCTAAATCCTCTGGCAGACCAAATAGGACAGTAACGAAAAAAGCCATGCAACCTTCCAGACAGAAAAAGGCAGTGCAAAAACAGACTCAGTTAAGCTTGAAAACACCCGTAAAGAGAATTGCATTAAAATCCCCTTCAAAAACTGCACCTTCAGTTTCCAAGATAAGCCATGCTACCCTTTCAAAATCTTCTCAAAATAAAGTGCTCAAAGTCACAAAACGTTCTTCAAGCACAGTGCGTGTGCAGACAGACACATCTAAAAGAAAAGTAACAGGACTTTTACTTAAAAGTCAAGCTCAGCATCGATTGAAACCATCCATAACTGAGAAAAAGTGTGCAACTAAGACTGTAAGTGTTAAGAGTGCCAAATGTTCTTTACTGAAATCTGTAAGAATGTTAAATAAAACTGTTCCAGGGACCACAGAGTTAGACGTGCAGGCCACGCCAAATAATTCAAGGAATGTTCCGGAGAAACTTGTTGAAACTGAAATAAATAACAAAACTGACTTAAGAAAACATGTGCAAAGTCCTAAAAGGGACATGCCAAGGAAGCCAGTTGGTCGAGGAACCACTCTGTCATTGCAGAAATCCTGTCGTGGAAGCCCCAGAAATGCACACGAGACAAAAATCTGTAGGACTGCGCAGTCACTTGTTGCCACAGCTTATAATATAGCAGAAGTGAACAAGGTGAAGTCGCCTGAGCCCCGACCCAATAAGAGAAGGCCAGTGTTGAGCAACAGGAGATCTCAACGACTGCAGGCAGCTTCAAATGTGTCTTCAAAATCCCCTCAAAGTAAAGGAATTAAGGATGGGAAGCAtggaaaaacaaagcaaaacgcTGCGGtgaagaaaggagagatgccgAAAGTTAAGAGTAGAAAACCTAATCAGAAAAAATGTAATTTAGCTACATCGAGAACAAAATGCAGCAAGAAGGGCAAAACAGAGCAAGAGGTATCCAGAaacattaaagaaaagaaaaataaaggtgtAAGGAAggtgcaaaaagaaaaaacagttgGTAAAGTTGTCCATAGGTTAAGTAATCAGAGCAGTCTTAAGACTAACCAGCAAAAATTAAAGATTTGTTCTGAACAGAGTCATCTTCAAGAGACTGGAGAAGATCAAAAGGACTCTTCAGTTCTTTCCCTTAAAGAACCTAAAGGGCAGGCTATTGCTGTCCAAGGAAAAACTGTGAAAGCGAAAAGAGGACAAAAGCTGGGCTCAAAGCAAGCCATGCACCAGAAGGTGAAGAGCAAACTGAAACCAAAACTTTCACAGTTACAGGGGCCTGACATCAAACCAGCCCAGGAACCAGAGAATGACGGCAAGGCCAAACGAATAAGCATTCTTGAATTATGTGAGGAAATAGCAGGAGAAATTGAATCCGATACAGTGGAAGTGATCAAGGAGGTAGCGAATTCTGAAGAAGGAAAGGAAGAGGCGATCCCGGAAAACTCACAGCAAGAGCACAAGGAGGCTGAAGCACAGAAATTGACTTTGTGTGACCAAAGTCAAAATAATCCATCAAAGTGCTTTTTCCCTAGCAGAAAAGCACTGCCTGTGAAATGTAAGATAAATGGGAAAAGAAGCCCAGCCACTAAGAACTCCAAGtggaataaaattaaattaaagaaagcCGGTCTCGTGAATCAAAATCATTTCAGAACACCTACAGCACTTCCTAATCTGGAGTTGCTGAAAAGAACTAAAAAAGCCCCTTTGGGAACACAGTGTAATAGTAGTGCAGAATCTCATTGTCCAAAGAAAAACACCCAACCACCAGTGGCAGGTCCACAGGCGAAGGGATGTGAAAGTCCTAATTGGATTAAAATGGATGAAACGCCTTTGGAAAAAGGAAGGCCTACTGAGTTGAGACCAGGCATATTCAAACCAGCAATGTCTGAAAGTGGTGAAAATGGTCAGGTGGCTGAGCATGCAGAACATGAAATAGAGGCCATGCCAGATGAGGTAACTCATGTGTTATTTGTGGTGTGCAGCTAAGCAGTTTTTAAAAGTCTAGCTTGTGTTGTCCTATATTActctgctatttatttatttaattttctataccgttctcccaggagagcttggaacggttcacatgagtttattcaggtactcaagcatttttctctgtccagtGACATACTGAAACAACGATTCAGGAGAGAGTTACGGTTAGTGATGTGAAAAAGTTTCTGCTCCCCTCATAATTTTCTCCTATTATTGCATATGTGTCTTCACTGaatggtttctgatctttaaacaaaatgttGTATTAGACAAAGGGAACCTGAGTAAATACAACAAAGGGGTTGGGGATAGGGACAAACATTTTCACATCACTGTACCTTAGTGTACAACTTTAAAACAATTGTTAGGTGAAATTTTAACACCTGCTGATTTGTAGTGCCTACTTGTGATTATTAGCTTGAGGTCTACCTGTCTCCTTCCATCTGAAAACTGAGTGCTGGAGCTGGGAAACACACAAGCACTGACTGAGCTTTGCTTTTCTGGCAGTGACTGACAGCTGCTCAAGCCCAGAAGGAGCCTTTATCTAACCAGTACAGcttttgataaaaaaaaataaaacccaacaACCCAAACAAGCAACATATTGTAGTTTTAGCTTTAAAAGGTACAAGGCAATTGTGGAAATTAGTTAAAGACATGGAGCATGAGCAGAAAATCCATCATTGACTAAAATGCCATTCTTGGCACCTGCAGCCATGGCCTAGCCACCAAGATTATACACGAGGGGAGGTGTTGCTGCAGGAAAGTCTTGGTTGCTGGGCTTCAGAAAGGTGTGCCTCTGATGACATCCTGGTGTCTGGCTCAGGGAAGGTGGTTGTTGGGAGACCCTGTGGACTAGTGAAGTCTACCAGTCAGGCTACAGAAAGGGGAAGGTGCTGCTATTTCAGCTGCTAGACCTATGCTTATCAAACTGTCTATGGCTGCAATCCCATTTTCACAGTCACAGAAAACGTGTGACAGTGAGGCTTATCTTTTGATCAGTGTTACTGCTGCTGACACTTGTGCAGCATTGGTGGCAGTGCTGCCATCTGCAGCTGCATTTTACTGCACAAGGCAGAGAGAAACTGCTGTAGTGCCAGAAGAAATAATGCCATCGCAGAGGAGAtggccccttccccccccctgcaattCATTCTCCTCTCATGATCCCTCTCACGATAGTGACCAGACCCTGGAAAAGAAATTGTGTCTCCCCATCACCTAAACCCTACCACCCCCTGGATCTACCTAAGAGTCTCTGTGATGGGTTTTTGGTGGCCAAATAGTAGCTAAACAAAACTATTCTCAATGGATTAAACACTCTAAACTGTATAGTATATTTACTATTCCATTGGAAAACTATCATAAGACCTTTATTATGTTACTTAAGCCCAGTGGTCTATATTACCATCTAACTATACTGGTGTGTTACACCTTTTGGTAGAGACGCTCCAAGTCTGAGGCCACTTTTCCACCTAGATATAAAGGATAGTTAGATGGTaatatagaccagtgtttttcaacctttttatacccgtggaccggcagaaataaaataattattttgtggaccggcaaattactaggactaaaatttaaaaaccccgtttccgccccatctccgcgagctcggtcacttcagtaactatagaaaaatagacaaatatagtgcaaaatatagacagcagatataaattctcaaaactgacacgttttgatcactaaattgaaaataaaatgatttttcctacctttgctgtctggtgatttcatgagtctctggttgcgtttccttccgactgtgtatcctttctttctttctacactcaggcccaagaattgtccctttctattccctccctctttccttcctatgtccttagtgcccttggtgcctccttcctatgtctttagtgcccccagtgcctccttcccatgtccttagtgccccttcctgtctttagtgcccccagtgccttcttcccaagtccttagtgccccttcctgtctttagtgcccccagtgcctccttcctatgtccctctcactgccttccacactttgtcccacccccaccccccaaagccagcctgcctgcctgtctacctcaatccctccctc
Protein-coding sequences here:
- the ESCO1 gene encoding N-acetyltransferase ESCO1 isoform X2 yields the protein MAAHGGGGGGILGQEGRSACENARIVKCVSLEMAAQKRKTTLVEDSAKRRRLDKDNKWTAATTKKKKVPPVKSSANKSKGNVGTAQKKKESKSSGRPNRTVTKKAMQPSRQKKAVQKQTQLSLKTPVKRIALKSPSKTAPSVSKISHATLSKSSQNKVLKVTKRSSSTVRVQTDTSKRKVTGLLLKSQAQHRLKPSITEKKCATKTVSVKSAKCSLLKSVRMLNKTVPGTTELDVQATPNNSRNVPEKLVETEINNKTDLRKHVQSPKRDMPRKPVGRGTTLSLQKSCRGSPRNAHETKICRTAQSLVATAYNIAEVNKVKSPEPRPNKRRPVLSNRRSQRLQAASNVSSKSPQSKGIKDGKHGKTKQNAAVKKGEMPKVKSRKPNQKKCNLATSRTKCSKKGKTEQEVSRNIKEKKNKGVRKVQKEKTVGKVVHRLSNQSSLKTNQQKLKICSEQSHLQETGEDQKDSSVLSLKEPKGQAIAVQGKTVKAKRGQKLGSKQAMHQKVKSKLKPKLSQLQGPDIKPAQEPENDGKAKRISILELCEEIAGEIESDTVEVIKEVANSEEGKEEAIPENSQQEHKEAEAQKLTLCDQSQNNPSKCFFPSRKALPVKCKINGKRSPATKNSKWNKIKLKKAGLVNQNHFRTPTALPNLELLKRTKKAPLGTQCNSSAESHCPKKNTQPPVAGPQAKGCESPNWIKMDETPLEKGRPTELRPGIFKPAMSESGENGQVAEHAEHEIEAMPDETFRLHLESSPENTPEKCTTGPSPPKQAKLDNREKESPGSDPKLPVRNLFSTPTSETDEKRIPLSNSPSVEKTQSLELNIQKEIKKLKDAEKESDKQLVIDVEQKRFGAISCTVCGMLYTASNPEDETQHLFFHNQFISAVKYVVEEIREMVDNDLGFQQVPLKLHSRTKTLLFISNDKKVAGCLIAEHIQWGYRVIDEKIAEGDSEKERAISERQKAWCCSTSPEPAICGISRIWVFGMMRRKKIASRMLECLRNNFIYGSYLSKDEIAFSDPTPDGKLFATQYCGTSQFLVYNFLNGQQLAR
- the ESCO1 gene encoding N-acetyltransferase ESCO1 isoform X3 — translated: MAAQKRKTTLVEDSAKRRRLDKDNKWTAATTKKKKVPPVKSSANKSKGNVGTAQKKKESKSSGRPNRTVTKKAMQPSRQKKAVQKQTQLSLKTPVKRIALKSPSKTAPSVSKISHATLSKSSQNKVLKVTKRSSSTVRVQTDTSKRKVTGLLLKSQAQHRLKPSITEKKCATKTVSVKSAKCSLLKSVRMLNKTVPGTTELDVQATPNNSRNVPEKLVETEINNKTDLRKHVQSPKRDMPRKPVGRGTTLSLQKSCRGSPRNAHETKICRTAQSLVATAYNIAEVNKVKSPEPRPNKRRPVLSNRRSQRLQAASNVSSKSPQSKGIKDGKHGKTKQNAAVKKGEMPKVKSRKPNQKKCNLATSRTKCSKKGKTEQEVSRNIKEKKNKGVRKVQKEKTVGKVVHRLSNQSSLKTNQQKLKICSEQSHLQETGEDQKDSSVLSLKEPKGQAIAVQGKTVKAKRGQKLGSKQAMHQKVKSKLKPKLSQLQGPDIKPAQEPENDGKAKRISILELCEEIAGEIESDTVEVIKEVANSEEGKEEAIPENSQQEHKEAEAQKLTLCDQSQNNPSKCFFPSRKALPVKCKINGKRSPATKNSKWNKIKLKKAGLVNQNHFRTPTALPNLELLKRTKKAPLGTQCNSSAESHCPKKNTQPPVAGPQAKGCESPNWIKMDETPLEKGRPTELRPGIFKPAMSESGENGQVAEHAEHEIEAMPDETFRLHLESSPENTPEKCTTGPSPPKQAKLDNREKESPGSDPKLPVRNLFSTPTSETDEKRIPLSNSPSVEKTQSLELNIQKEIKKLKDAEKESDKQLVIDVEQKRFGAISCTVCGMLYTASNPEDETQHLFFHNQFISAVKYVGWKKERSVAEYPDGKVIMVFPDDPKYALKKVEEIREMVDNDLGFQQVPLKLHSRTKTLLFISNDKKVAGCLIAEHIQWGYRVIDEKIAEGDSEKERAISERQKAWCCSTSPEPAICGISRIWVFGMMRRKKIASRMLECLRNNFIYGSYLSKDEIAFSDPTPDGKLFATQYCGTSQFLVYNFLNGQQLAR
- the ESCO1 gene encoding N-acetyltransferase ESCO1 isoform X1; translation: MAAHGGGGGGILGQEGRSACENARIVKCVSLEMAAQKRKTTLVEDSAKRRRLDKDNKWTAATTKKKKVPPVKSSANKSKGNVGTAQKKKESKSSGRPNRTVTKKAMQPSRQKKAVQKQTQLSLKTPVKRIALKSPSKTAPSVSKISHATLSKSSQNKVLKVTKRSSSTVRVQTDTSKRKVTGLLLKSQAQHRLKPSITEKKCATKTVSVKSAKCSLLKSVRMLNKTVPGTTELDVQATPNNSRNVPEKLVETEINNKTDLRKHVQSPKRDMPRKPVGRGTTLSLQKSCRGSPRNAHETKICRTAQSLVATAYNIAEVNKVKSPEPRPNKRRPVLSNRRSQRLQAASNVSSKSPQSKGIKDGKHGKTKQNAAVKKGEMPKVKSRKPNQKKCNLATSRTKCSKKGKTEQEVSRNIKEKKNKGVRKVQKEKTVGKVVHRLSNQSSLKTNQQKLKICSEQSHLQETGEDQKDSSVLSLKEPKGQAIAVQGKTVKAKRGQKLGSKQAMHQKVKSKLKPKLSQLQGPDIKPAQEPENDGKAKRISILELCEEIAGEIESDTVEVIKEVANSEEGKEEAIPENSQQEHKEAEAQKLTLCDQSQNNPSKCFFPSRKALPVKCKINGKRSPATKNSKWNKIKLKKAGLVNQNHFRTPTALPNLELLKRTKKAPLGTQCNSSAESHCPKKNTQPPVAGPQAKGCESPNWIKMDETPLEKGRPTELRPGIFKPAMSESGENGQVAEHAEHEIEAMPDETFRLHLESSPENTPEKCTTGPSPPKQAKLDNREKESPGSDPKLPVRNLFSTPTSETDEKRIPLSNSPSVEKTQSLELNIQKEIKKLKDAEKESDKQLVIDVEQKRFGAISCTVCGMLYTASNPEDETQHLFFHNQFISAVKYVGWKKERSVAEYPDGKVIMVFPDDPKYALKKVEEIREMVDNDLGFQQVPLKLHSRTKTLLFISNDKKVAGCLIAEHIQWGYRVIDEKIAEGDSEKERAISERQKAWCCSTSPEPAICGISRIWVFGMMRRKKIASRMLECLRNNFIYGSYLSKDEIAFSDPTPDGKLFATQYCGTSQFLVYNFLNGQQLAR